A window of Littorina saxatilis isolate snail1 linkage group LG7, US_GU_Lsax_2.0, whole genome shotgun sequence contains these coding sequences:
- the LOC138970879 gene encoding uncharacterized protein, with translation MALRNNSGAPEREGTMEQKVPAGGRQSVIPQLAAVQTSCGTARGAGGRRVTEEKTQASSGDVLVPQASSGDVPVLPASFGDVQVLPASSGDVLVSQALSGDVPVSPASSGDVPPSPASSGDLPVSPALSGYVPVSPVLSGHVPVSPASSGDVPLSPALSGDVLIPPTSSGDVPLSPALSGNVPIPPASSGDVPLSPASSGDVPLSSASSGDVPLSPVLSGNVPIPPASSGNVPIPPALSGDVLIPPASSGDVPLPKASSGNVPIPPASFGDEQDEDLYRPESDFDSDSTPSSCDYPMLSPPAQRKKTCQGMVTTSQQSLVFSMAGWHPVALAPQAMMLPAQSVSRLTSPNNVQLPTDLTVLQQQLRTPASSGDVPLPPASSGDVPLPPASSGDVPLPPASFGDVPIKPASSGDDRMKTTVTIRRVILILMAHLFQATCTTTQCCHHLQKGRKHAKKYQTNTMYCHLPQTDCHLPQMSCHLPQMDCHLPQTDCQTFLPRNRNDLAYIVASFKVCSSDTYKENILMK, from the exons atggctttacgcaataattcag GAGCACCTGAAAGAGAAGGAACAATGGAACAGAAAGTACCAGCAGGAGGTCGACAGTCTGTCATTCCGCAACTAGCAGCTGTCCAAACGAGTTGTGGTACTGCAAGAGGAGCTGGAGGCCGTCGAGtcacagaagaaaaaacacaag cctcatctggagatgtactggTACCTCaggcctcatctggagatgtaccagtATTGCCAGCCTCATTTGGAGATGTACAAGTATTGCCAGCCTCGTCTGGAGATGTACTAGTATCACAAGCcttatctggagatgtaccagtatcaccagcctcatctggagatgtaccgccatcaccagcctcatctggagatttACCAGTATCACCAGCCTTATCTGGATATGTACCAGTTTCACCAGTCTTATCTGGACATGTACCAgtatcaccagcctcatctggagatgtaccgctatcaccagccttatctggagatgtactgATACCACCaacctcatctggagatgtaccgctatcaccagccttatctggaaatgtaccgataccaccagcctcatctggagatgtaccgctatcaccagcctcatctggagatgtaccgctatcatcagcctcatctggagatgtaccgctatcaccagtcttatctggaaatgtaccgataccaccagcctcatctggaaatgtaccgataccaccagccttatctggagatgtactgataccaccagcctcatctggagatgtaccgctaccaaAAGCCTCATCTGGAAATGTAccgataccaccagcctcatttgGAGATGAACAG gatGAAGACTTATACCGTCCGGAgagtgattttgattctgaTAGCACACCTTCTTCCTGCGATTACCCTATGCTGTCACCACCTGCACAAAGGAAGAAAACTTGCCAAG GCATGGTTACAACAAGTCAGCAAAGTCTGGTTTTCTCGATGGCTGGTTGGCACCCCGTTGCCTTGGCACCTCAAGCAATGATGTTGCCAGCGCAGTCTGTGTCTCGTCTTACGTCTCCCAACAATGTCCAGCTTCCCACCGACCTTACTGTCCTTCAGCAGCAGCTCAGGACTCCAG cctcatctggagatgtaccgctaccaccagcctcatctggagatgtaccgctaccaccagcctcatctggagatgtaccgctaccaccagcctcatttgGAGATGTACCGATAaaaccagcctcatctggagatgacAG gatGAAGACTACAGTTACGATCCGGAGagtgattctgattctgatggCACACCTTTTTCAAGCTACATGTACTACTACTCAATGCTGTCACCACctgcaaaaaggaagaaaacatgCCAAG aaataCCAGACAAACACGATGTACTGCCACCTGCCTCAAACGGACTGCCACCTGCCTCAGATGAGCTGCCACCTGCCTCAAATGGACTGCCACCTGCCTCAGACGGACTGCCAAACATTTCTTCCAAGAAACCGAAACGACCTTGCCTATATTGTGGCCAGTTTCAAAGTGTGCTCATCAGACActtacaaagaaaacattctaATGAAGTAA